In Phoenix dactylifera cultivar Barhee BC4 unplaced genomic scaffold, palm_55x_up_171113_PBpolish2nd_filt_p 000873F, whole genome shotgun sequence, the following are encoded in one genomic region:
- the LOC103703263 gene encoding transmembrane protein 45B-like yields the protein MGTLVGHVAPGFGFLVVGLWHLINHIKLHSLHPSSYVAPPWFPTPVFRYLELILIILGSLASIAMELVIGPETHQPFDTDGTIPSNHLHNFEHASISLTFLIYAAFAIAFDRIKLRQRAGMTQLLGAVAFGQQLLLFHLHSADHMGVEGQYHWLLQIVIAVSLATTLIGIWLPRSFMVSFVRSMSIAFQGVWFIVMGFMLWTPSLIPKGCFMNSEEGHQVVRCRSGEALDRAKSLVNIQFSWYVAAMALFSMLLYLFLTKRYPEAPEYLPLVEEGVQEEDEDLESQRKLEESDSFVHAGKGMRAMELER from the coding sequence ATGGGCACTTTGGTAGGCCATGTAGCCCCAGGGTTTGGGTTCTTAGTAGTTGGGCTATGGCACCTCATCAACCACATCAAACTCCACTCTCTCCACCCCAGCTCCTATGTTGCACCCCCATGGTTCCCCACCCCAGTTTTTAGATACCTTGAGCTCATCCTGATAATACTCGGCAGCCTTGCCTCCATCGCCATGGAGCTCGTCATCGGCCCAGAGACCCATCAGCCCTTCGACACCGACGGAACCATCCCCTCCAACCACCTCCACAACTTCGAGCACGCCTCCATCTccctcaccttcctcatctaCGCCGCCTTCGCCATCGCCTTCGACCGCATCAAGCTGAGGCAGCGCGCCGGGATGACGCAGCTCCTCGGCGCCGTCGCCTTCGGCCAGCAACTGCTCCTGTTTCACCTCCACTCCGCCGACCACATGGGCGTCGAAGGCCAATACCATTGGCTCCTCCAGATCGTGATCGCGGTGTCGTTGGCCACCACCTTGATCGGGATCTGGCTGCCGAGGAGCTTCATGGTGAGCTTCGTGAGGTCGATGAGCATCGCGTTCCAAGGTGTTTGGTTCATCGTCATGGGCTTCATGCTGTGGACTCCGAGCTTAATTCCCAAGGGATGCTTCATGAACTCGGAGGAGGGGCACCAAGTGGTGAGGTGCCGCAGCGGCGAGGCCCTCGACCGCGCCAAGTCGCTGGTGAACATCCAATTCAGCTGGTACGTGGCCGCCATGGCACTGTTCTCCATGCTGCTCTACTTGTTCTTGACCAAGAGGTACCCCGAGGCGCCGGAGTACCTGCCGTTGGTGGAGGAGGGTGTtcaggaggaggatgaggacttggAATCCCAGAGGAAGCTCGAGGAGTCTGATAGCTTTGTTCATGCGGGAAAGGGGATGAGGGCCATGGAGCTTGAGAGGTAA